The genomic DNA CAATCTGACCTGCGTGAGCTGTCTCTGGAAGTCAACTCCTGTGATATCGTCCTGGCCTCAGCAGTCCTTCATCATTTACGAACAGACGAAGAGTGGTCGGCTGTCTTTGAGAAGATCTACCAATCTCTCCGTCCCGGTGGTTCCTTCTGGATTTTCGATCTCGTCCTCTCCTCCAGTCATGAAGTCCACGAACTGATGTGGCAACGTTACGGTGAATATCTGACGGGCTTGAAAGACGATGCCTATCGCCAGCACGTTTTCGATTACATCGAATACGAGGACACTCCACGACCTTTGGTGGAACAACTCGAATTACTGAAACAGGTTGGATTTGCCGAGGTGGAACTCCTCCACAAAAACTCCTGTTTTGCAGCCTTTGGTGGCATTAAGCGTTAACGTATCCAACAGGAATAATGCTGAGTCATGCCGATATGTGGATAATACGTCTCTGCTTTCGGTGCAGCCAGAAGAATCATTTTCGTATGCAAACCACTAATTTCATGCGTGAGATCAAGCAGTCGCTTACCAATCCCCTGCCCTTGAAACTTTTCGTCCACAGCGAGATCAGCTACGTAAACACAGGCGGAATAATCGGTGAGTGATCGGGCAATACCAACCAGCAGTCCATCCTGACGAGCAGTCACAATCACATCGGCTTGCTCGACCGCTTCCTGCATCAACTCGGGTTGATCTATCAGTCGTCGCTCAGCAAGGGTCGAACGTTTTAGAATATCGATATAGTCATCGACACTGAGTTTGGGTGATTGTTCGTAGTGAATATCAGGCATTGGTTGAGGTTAGTTTTGTAGGGTGCGTCCTGACGCACCATGCTGCAGACAATGAATTGAAATAGAAGATCTCGAAATGTGAATTAACGGAGAGAAACTTTCGATTGCTCACGGGCAAGGTGCGTCAGGACGCACCCTACTTCTAGATCCAAGACCCTGGACCAACTCACTTTGTCGCTCTTAGATAATCACATAAATCGCGGACGTTTTTCACGAATGTCTCGGATTCAATCACGCCTTCTTTAGAGGCTTTGTTGTACCCCTTCATGTTTCCTGAATCGACCCAGGCACCACGTTCATCGAGACCAGACATGATACTTTGAATTCGATCCTGTGAAGGTTTTCGGGGAGATTTCTGACGGATCGGTTCCTTTGTCAATCTGCGATACTCGCTCTCATACTTCTCAATTTTCGCTGGAATCTTGAAGGCGTAATGTGTGGGCAAATTGGAATCGTCATATGTCAAATGGTACTTGCCATCAATGACCTCTAAGTAGAGCGGGCGGTTCGTTTTTAATTCGTAAAATCGAGCCAGTTGCCCGTCTTTCAGCAGAGACGATTTCAAATAGGTCAAAGCACTCGGAATGGGTTGCAGATATTTCTTATCGCCTGACTTCTCAAAGAGCATCATCAGCGTTTCGATTGTTTCCTGGGTTTCATCACTTGCTAGAGCGGGAGGCTCGAATTTTCGATCCCAGACGGGGTGCATCTCTTCATTGTACTGCTGACACCAGCCTTGCTGAGGAATCGGCATTTGGGCTCGCACAAGAAAATCTCCTGCCCGTTTCGCACAATTCAAATATTCGTCATCCCCATAAACTTCCCAGGCGAGCAGCATTGTCGAGATCATATTCCCGGTGACATTATCGTTGAGATAATACTTCCCCGTCCAGTCGTTTAGCCACTCCCGGCTCCACTCCTCAGGATAGGACGCATTTAATACGGGATACTTCGGCCAGACCGGTTTGCTCGGATGTCGATCCCAGTTCTGCGC from Rubinisphaera italica includes the following:
- a CDS encoding class I SAM-dependent methyltransferase, with the protein product MSAEKATVEQIRERFDHDVERFSNLETGQSATIDAPLAMDLVCSAAAACTPKATHLLDLGCGAGNYSLKLLEHLPTLDVTLVDLSQPMLDRAQERVASQTTGVVKTIQSDLRELSLEVNSCDIVLASAVLHHLRTDEEWSAVFEKIYQSLRPGGSFWIFDLVLSSSHEVHELMWQRYGEYLTGLKDDAYRQHVFDYIEYEDTPRPLVEQLELLKQVGFAEVELLHKNSCFAAFGGIKR
- a CDS encoding GNAT family N-acetyltransferase, which codes for MPDIHYEQSPKLSVDDYIDILKRSTLAERRLIDQPELMQEAVEQADVIVTARQDGLLVGIARSLTDYSACVYVADLAVDEKFQGQGIGKRLLDLTHEISGLHTKMILLAAPKAETYYPHIGMTQHYSCWIR
- a CDS encoding AGE family epimerase/isomerase: MPLRMLFSGCVLLCLMSSPCLAQVEREQVLNTLERACDFYIENCSKHGGYDWRYSKNLKLTEGEAETDENTIWVQPPGTPAIGMSLLDAYELTGKEKYRDAALKTAEALLQGQMQSGGWYYSITFDEVERKKWGYRDNESFKLNPSRKNKTNITTLDDDTTPAAVRFMVRMDGTLKFKNSKIHDSCMFALNALIQAQHPVGGWAQNWDRHPSKPVWPKYPVLNASYPEEWSREWLNDWTGKYYLNDNVTGNMISTMLLAWEVYGDDEYLNCAKRAGDFLVRAQMPIPQQGWCQQYNEEMHPVWDRKFEPPALASDETQETIETLMMLFEKSGDKKYLQPIPSALTYLKSSLLKDGQLARFYELKTNRPLYLEVIDGKYHLTYDDSNLPTHYAFKIPAKIEKYESEYRRLTKEPIRQKSPRKPSQDRIQSIMSGLDERGAWVDSGNMKGYNKASKEGVIESETFVKNVRDLCDYLRATK